One genomic region from Anabaena sp. PCC 7108 encodes:
- a CDS encoding CoB--CoM heterodisulfide reductase iron-sulfur subunit B family protein, which yields MLSQTLKYAYYPGCVAQGACRELYLSTQALTQKLGIELIELKKASCCGSGTFKEDSQLLEDTVNARNIALAEELNLPLLTHCSTCQGVIGHVDERLKECQSTNRTYLNQVNGLLQKEGCSPYRGSTEVKHLLYALVTDYGLEEITNRVTRKLSGLKCAAFYGCYLLRAQKSMPYDDPFQPEAMENMFRAVGATPVYYRGRTQCCGWPLSSYATNESFKMAGMHIQEALENGADCIVTPCPLCHLNLDSRQPEVEKVIGKKLGLPILHLPQLIALALGVSPQELGLERHIVSTKPVLEKLGF from the coding sequence ATGCTATCTCAAACGCTAAAATACGCTTACTATCCCGGTTGTGTTGCTCAAGGTGCTTGTCGGGAACTATATTTATCAACGCAAGCACTCACCCAAAAACTGGGTATTGAACTAATTGAATTAAAAAAAGCTTCCTGCTGCGGTTCGGGTACGTTTAAAGAAGATTCCCAATTGTTGGAAGATACAGTTAATGCCAGAAATATCGCTTTAGCAGAAGAATTAAATCTCCCTCTTTTGACTCATTGCAGCACTTGCCAAGGTGTGATTGGTCATGTTGATGAACGTTTGAAAGAATGTCAGTCTACTAACCGCACTTATTTAAATCAAGTTAATGGATTGTTACAAAAAGAAGGCTGTTCACCTTATCGCGGCAGTACCGAAGTTAAACATCTACTTTATGCCTTAGTTACAGATTACGGTTTAGAGGAAATTACCAACCGTGTCACCCGCAAATTATCTGGGTTAAAATGTGCAGCTTTTTATGGCTGTTATCTCCTCCGCGCTCAAAAATCTATGCCCTATGATGACCCATTTCAACCAGAAGCGATGGAAAATATGTTTCGGGCTGTAGGTGCAACACCTGTATATTATCGTGGACGTACTCAATGTTGCGGTTGGCCTTTATCTAGTTATGCTACGAATGAATCTTTTAAAATGGCAGGAATGCACATTCAAGAAGCTTTAGAAAATGGTGCTGATTGTATTGTTACCCCTTGTCCTTTGTGTCATCTGAATTTAGATTCTCGTCAACCAGAAGTAGAAAAGGTAATTGGGAAAAAATTAGGTTTACCGATTTTACATTTACCGCAATTAATTGCTTTAGCTTTAGGAGTTAGTCCGCAAGAATTGGGTTTGGAAAGACATATTGTTTCCACAAAACCAGTTTTAGAAAAATTGGGATTTTAA
- the tkt gene encoding transketolase, whose protein sequence is MAVATQSLQELCINSIRFLAVDAIEKSKSGHPGLPMGAAPMAFVLWDSFMRYNPKNPQWFNRDRFVLSAGHGSMLQYALLYLTGYDSVTIDDIKQFRQWGAKTPGHPENFVTAGVEVTTGPLGQGIANAVGLAVAEAHLAAKFNKPDATIVDHYTYVILGDGCNMEGISGEAASIAGHWGLGKLIALYDDNHISIDGSTDVAFTEDVSKRFEAYGWHVLHVKDGNTDLAGIAKAIEAAKAVTDKPTMIKVTTTIGYGSPNKANTAGIHGAALGADETALTRTNLGWNYAPFEIPADALNHTRKAVERGAGYESEWNKVYAGYKAKYPQEAAEFDRFISGKLPEGWDKVLPTYTAEDKALPTRKHSENCLNKLGAVLPELIGGSADLTHSNLTELKGAGDFQKGHFGNRNIHFGVREHAMGAICNGIALHNSGLIPYGATFLIFTDYMRAAIRLAALSEAGSIWVMTHDSIGQGEDGPTHQPIETLASLRAIPDLTVIRPADGNETSGGYKVAIEKSKANASTLLAFTRQNVPNLAGTSIAGVAKGGYTIVDCQGTPDIILIGTGSEVSLCVSAAEKLTAEGKKVRVVSMPSSTLFDTQDAAYKESVLPKSVTKRLSVEAASSFGWHKYVGFEGDTVSIDTFGASAPGGICMEKFGFTVDNVLAKAKALLG, encoded by the coding sequence ATGGCTGTTGCAACCCAATCCCTCCAAGAACTTTGTATTAATTCAATTCGTTTTTTGGCTGTAGATGCCATAGAAAAATCCAAATCGGGACATCCTGGACTACCAATGGGCGCGGCTCCAATGGCTTTTGTCCTTTGGGATAGCTTCATGCGCTATAACCCCAAAAATCCCCAGTGGTTCAACCGCGATCGCTTTGTCTTGTCCGCTGGTCATGGTTCAATGTTGCAGTACGCCTTGCTGTACCTAACAGGTTACGACAGCGTTACCATAGACGACATCAAGCAATTTCGTCAATGGGGTGCTAAGACCCCAGGCCACCCCGAAAACTTTGTCACAGCCGGGGTAGAAGTCACAACCGGACCTTTAGGTCAAGGAATTGCCAATGCAGTTGGTTTAGCAGTAGCAGAAGCACACCTGGCTGCTAAGTTCAACAAACCTGATGCCACAATTGTTGACCACTATACCTATGTAATTCTTGGTGATGGTTGCAACATGGAAGGGATCTCTGGTGAAGCTGCTTCCATAGCAGGACATTGGGGATTAGGTAAACTCATCGCTCTTTATGACGACAACCACATCTCCATTGATGGTTCTACAGATGTGGCATTTACCGAAGATGTTTCCAAGCGGTTTGAAGCTTATGGCTGGCACGTTCTGCACGTTAAAGATGGTAACACCGATTTAGCAGGAATTGCCAAAGCAATCGAAGCCGCAAAAGCTGTCACCGACAAACCCACCATGATTAAGGTGACAACCACCATCGGCTATGGTTCTCCCAACAAAGCTAATACCGCAGGTATTCACGGTGCAGCTTTGGGTGCAGATGAAACAGCATTGACTCGGACAAACTTAGGTTGGAACTACGCACCATTTGAAATCCCCGCTGATGCTCTCAACCATACCCGTAAGGCTGTTGAACGCGGTGCTGGTTACGAATCCGAATGGAACAAAGTTTATGCGGGTTACAAAGCTAAATACCCCCAAGAAGCGGCAGAATTTGACCGTTTCATTAGCGGCAAATTACCAGAAGGTTGGGATAAGGTATTACCTACCTACACAGCCGAAGACAAAGCATTACCCACTCGCAAACATTCAGAAAACTGCCTCAACAAACTAGGCGCGGTTTTACCTGAGTTAATTGGTGGTTCTGCTGACTTAACCCACTCCAACCTTACCGAACTTAAAGGTGCTGGGGACTTCCAAAAAGGACATTTCGGCAACCGCAACATTCACTTTGGTGTGCGTGAACACGCTATGGGTGCAATCTGTAACGGTATAGCGTTGCATAACTCAGGTTTAATTCCTTACGGTGCAACCTTCTTAATTTTTACCGATTATATGCGGGCTGCGATTCGTTTGGCTGCTCTTTCCGAAGCCGGTTCAATTTGGGTTATGACTCACGACTCCATTGGCCAAGGTGAAGATGGTCCTACTCACCAACCGATTGAAACCCTGGCTTCTTTGCGGGCTATCCCTGATTTAACTGTAATTCGTCCTGCTGACGGAAATGAAACCTCTGGTGGTTACAAAGTCGCAATTGAGAAGTCTAAAGCAAACGCTTCTACTTTATTGGCGTTCACTCGTCAAAATGTTCCTAACTTGGCAGGTACATCCATTGCAGGTGTCGCTAAGGGTGGATATACAATTGTTGATTGCCAAGGTACACCAGATATTATCTTGATTGGTACTGGTTCAGAAGTCAGCCTCTGTGTGAGTGCAGCGGAAAAATTAACTGCTGAAGGTAAGAAAGTTCGTGTTGTTTCTATGCCTTCTTCTACCTTATTTGATACACAAGATGCAGCTTACAAAGAATCTGTTCTTCCTAAATCTGTTACCAAGCGTTTATCTGTAGAAGCTGCTAGTAGCTTCGGTTGGCACAAATATGTCGGTTTTGAAGGCGACACCGTAAGTATTGATACCTTTGGTGCTTCTGCTCCTGGTGGTATTTGTATGGAGAAGTTTGGCTTCACTGTTGATAATGTTTTAGCTAAAGCAAAAGCATTGTTGGGTTAA
- the lpxD gene encoding UDP-3-O-(3-hydroxymyristoyl)glucosamine N-acyltransferase codes for MLFSDIVSKLNDTIKAHNLTANPEITAVAAIDEAISGNLSYIEGAKFASLVNSTDASALILPVDQQLQTQATERGIAWIATPEPRLLFAQAIALFYQPYRPSPDIHPSAVIHPTAKVGNDVYIGAHVVIESGVEIGNGAIIHPNVVVYPDAKIGDRTTLHANCTIHERTIIGADCVIHSGAVIGAEGFGFVPTRTGWLKMEQSGYTVLEDGVEVGCNSAIDRPAVGETRVGRNTKIDNLVQIGHGCEIGAGCAIAGQVGMAGGAKIGNRVILAGQVGITNKVRMGDGAIASAQAGIHNNIAPGEIVSGSPAMPHKLYLKVSAVYSRLPDLYQSLKQLQRQLGKK; via the coding sequence ATGCTATTCAGCGACATTGTTAGTAAATTAAACGACACTATTAAAGCTCACAATCTTACTGCTAACCCTGAAATTACAGCAGTTGCAGCCATAGATGAAGCTATAAGCGGTAATCTTAGCTATATAGAAGGTGCGAAATTCGCCTCTTTAGTCAATTCTACGGACGCTAGTGCTTTAATTTTACCTGTAGATCAACAATTGCAGACGCAAGCAACAGAAAGGGGTATTGCATGGATAGCAACCCCAGAACCACGTTTGTTATTTGCTCAAGCGATCGCTCTTTTTTATCAACCATATCGCCCAAGTCCAGATATTCACCCTAGTGCAGTCATTCACCCCACAGCTAAAGTCGGTAATGATGTCTATATTGGCGCTCATGTTGTGATTGAATCAGGGGTAGAAATTGGTAATGGTGCAATCATCCATCCCAATGTCGTAGTTTATCCAGATGCAAAAATAGGCGATCGCACCACCTTACACGCGAATTGTACCATTCATGAACGTACCATCATCGGTGCAGATTGCGTCATTCATAGCGGTGCTGTCATCGGTGCAGAGGGTTTTGGCTTTGTTCCCACTCGCACAGGTTGGTTAAAAATGGAACAATCAGGCTATACAGTTTTAGAAGATGGTGTAGAAGTCGGTTGTAACTCTGCAATTGATCGTCCCGCAGTTGGAGAAACCAGAGTCGGACGTAATACCAAAATTGACAACTTAGTGCAGATAGGACATGGATGTGAAATTGGTGCTGGTTGTGCGATCGCAGGTCAAGTAGGTATGGCTGGAGGAGCGAAGATTGGAAATCGGGTAATTTTAGCCGGACAAGTAGGGATTACCAATAAAGTCAGAATGGGAGATGGTGCGATCGCATCTGCTCAAGCCGGCATTCACAATAATATCGCACCGGGAGAGATTGTTTCTGGCTCTCCAGCAATGCCACATAAACTATATCTTAAAGTATCTGCTGTTTATAGTCGCTTGCCAGATTTATATCAATCTTTGAAACAATTGCAACGTCAATTAGGGAAAAAGTAA
- the acpP gene encoding acyl carrier protein, with product MSQADIFDKVKKVVIEQLDVDSEKVVPNANFVNDLGADSLDIVELVMALEEEFDIEIPDEAAEKILTVQEVVDYINSNVAASA from the coding sequence ATGAGCCAAGCAGATATTTTTGATAAGGTAAAGAAAGTCGTCATCGAGCAACTAGACGTTGATAGTGAAAAAGTCGTACCTAACGCTAATTTTGTCAACGACTTAGGCGCAGATTCCCTGGATATCGTGGAATTAGTGATGGCTTTAGAAGAAGAATTTGATATCGAAATTCCCGACGAAGCTGCTGAGAAGATTTTAACGGTACAAGAGGTAGTGGATTATATTAACAGTAACGTTGCTGCCTCTGCCTGA
- the fabF gene encoding beta-ketoacyl-ACP synthase II: MTDYKRKRVVVTGVGAITPIGNTPSEYWEGLLSGRNGIDYITAFDASKHDCRIAGEVKNFNPLDYMERKEAKRTDRFAQFAIAAAKQAVGDAQLVINDLNAEHIGVMIGSGVGGIKVLEDQQTIYLNRGPDRCSPFMIPMMIANMAAGLTAIHTGAKGPNSCSVTACAAGSNAIGDAFRLIQGGYAQAMICGGCEAAVTPLSVAGFAAAKALSTRNDDPAHASRPFDCDRDGFVMGEGSGILILEELEQALSRGARIYAEMVGYGMTCDAYHMTAPVPGGLGAARAIELALKDAKLTPEMISYINAHGTSTTANDVTETAAIKKALGDYAYQVAISSTKSMTGHLLGGSGGIEAVATVLAIANDQIPPTINLENPDEGCDLDYVPHVSRSQTVAVALSNSFGFGGHNVTLAFKKYL, from the coding sequence ATGACAGACTATAAACGTAAACGCGTTGTTGTAACTGGTGTTGGCGCGATTACACCTATTGGTAACACACCATCTGAATATTGGGAAGGATTGTTAAGTGGACGTAATGGCATTGACTACATCACTGCCTTTGATGCGTCTAAGCATGATTGCCGCATTGCGGGTGAAGTAAAAAACTTCAATCCACTTGACTACATGGAACGCAAAGAAGCCAAGCGGACAGATCGGTTTGCTCAATTTGCGATCGCAGCGGCTAAACAGGCGGTAGGAGACGCGCAATTAGTTATCAATGACCTGAACGCAGAGCATATAGGTGTCATGATTGGCTCAGGCGTTGGTGGGATTAAAGTGTTGGAAGATCAACAAACTATCTACCTAAATCGCGGGCCAGATCGCTGTAGTCCGTTCATGATCCCGATGATGATCGCCAACATGGCAGCTGGGTTAACAGCAATTCATACTGGTGCTAAAGGTCCAAATTCTTGTTCTGTAACTGCCTGTGCAGCAGGTTCCAACGCCATTGGGGATGCTTTTCGCCTGATTCAAGGCGGATATGCCCAAGCAATGATTTGCGGGGGATGTGAAGCAGCAGTTACACCCTTATCTGTGGCGGGGTTTGCCGCAGCCAAGGCGCTTTCGACTCGCAATGATGATCCAGCTCATGCTAGTCGTCCCTTCGATTGTGATCGTGATGGCTTTGTCATGGGTGAAGGTTCAGGAATTTTAATTCTCGAAGAACTAGAACAAGCCTTGAGTCGGGGCGCTCGTATTTATGCGGAAATGGTCGGCTATGGTATGACCTGTGACGCTTACCATATGACAGCCCCAGTCCCTGGAGGCTTAGGTGCAGCCAGAGCGATAGAACTGGCACTCAAGGACGCAAAACTCACACCAGAAATGATAAGCTACATCAATGCTCATGGGACTAGCACCACCGCTAATGATGTCACAGAAACAGCAGCAATAAAGAAGGCTTTGGGCGATTATGCCTACCAGGTAGCAATCAGTTCCACCAAGTCAATGACAGGACATCTGTTAGGTGGTTCAGGAGGAATTGAAGCAGTGGCTACAGTCCTAGCGATCGCTAATGACCAAATTCCGCCCACCATCAATCTAGAAAATCCTGACGAAGGATGTGACTTAGATTATGTACCTCATGTTAGCCGCTCTCAAACAGTAGCAGTAGCACTGTCCAACTCTTTTGGATTTGGTGGTCATAATGTCACCCTAGCTTTTAAGAAATACCTCTAA